From the genome of Papaver somniferum cultivar HN1 chromosome 2, ASM357369v1, whole genome shotgun sequence, one region includes:
- the LOC113346795 gene encoding pentatricopeptide repeat-containing protein At5g42310, chloroplastic-like gives MILLPPSPPPLPTRSTSPPTTVFSLVLRHHHIFSPSPPLTSTITTTAIASTSSLYSSSSSSSATDDLTSLHNRRYDFTPLIRYLSSSNKPTNFKTENSESPISLDPIEIKLAETYRAVSAQLWHSLLKSLCSSKYTLDTAYSLVTWLQKHNLCFSYDLLYSILIHALGRSDKLYEAFLLSQQRSLTPLTYNALIGACARNGDLEKALNLMSRMRKDGFQSDFANYSIIIQCLTRGTNTVDSSVLQKLYQEMESDKIELDCQLMNDLVVAFSKAGDPDRAMFFLAMIQGQGLSPKTSSLLSIISALGNCGRTMEAEAIFEEMKEGGLKPRTRAYNALLKGYVKNGSLKDAESIVSEMEKCGVSPDEHTYSLLIDAYANAGRWESARIVLKEMEANDVQPNSYVFSRILASYRDRGDWQKSFSVLKEMKNSGVKPDRHFYNVMIDTFGKYNCLEHAMATFEKMKSDGIQPDNVTWNTLIDSHRKSGHHGMAEELFDTMRESGCPPCATTYNIMINSLGEQEKWDEVKSLLGKMQGQGLIPNVITYTTLIDIYGQSGRFQDAMECLDVMKSAGLRPSAPMYHALINGYAQRGLSELAVNAFRIMRADGFKPNVQVLNSLINAFGEDRRDVEAFAVLQFMKENHLKPDVVSYTTLMKALVRVEKFEKVPAVYEEMILSGVSPDKKARAMLRSALRYMKHLLNS, from the exons ATGATTCTTCtccctccatcaccaccaccacttcctACTCGCTCCACTTCACCACCAACAACTGTTTTCTCCTTAGTTCTCCGCCACCACCATATCttttctccatcaccaccactaaCCTCTACAATCACCACAACCGCCATTGCTTCAACCTCTTccctctattcttcttcttcttcatcatctgcaACTGATGATTTAACTTCACTTCACAACCGTCGTTACGATTTCACACCACTAATTAGATACCTATCATCATCAAATAAACCCACCAATTTCAAAACTGAGAATTCCGAGTCGCCGATTTCATTAGACCCAATTGAGATAAAATTGGCTGAAACATATAGAGCTGTATCAGCTCAACTATGGCATTCCTTACTTAAATCATTATGTTCATCAAAATATACTCTTGATACAGCTTATTCCTTGGTTACTTGGTTACAAAAACATAATTTGTGTTTCTCTTATGATCTTCTTTACTCTATTTTAATTCATGCATTAGGTCGTTCTGATAAATTATATGAAGCTTTTTTGTTATCTCAACAAAGAAGTTTAACCCCATTAACTTATAATGCTTTAATTGGTGCTTGTGCTCGTAATGGTGATCTTGAAAAGGCTTTGAATTTGATGTCTAGAATGAGAAAAGATGGGTTTCAATCAGATTTTGCAAATTATAGTATTATTATTCAATGTCTTACGCGTGGTACGAATACAGTTGATTCGTCTGTTTTACAGAAATTGTATCAAGAAATGGAGTCTGATAAGATTGAATTAGATTgtcagttgatgaatgatttagtTGTTGCATTTTCTAAAGCTGGGGATCCAGATAGGGCTATGTTTTTCTTGGCAATGATTCAAGGTCAGGGTTTGAGTCCTAAAACTTCATCACTTTTGTCTATTATATCTGCATTAGGGAATTGTGGAAGAACTATGGAAGCCGAAGCGATTTTTGAAGAGATGAAAGAGGGTGGATTGAAGCCCAGAACTAGGGCTTATAATGCATTATTGAAAGGGTATGTGAAAAATGGGTCTCTGAAAGATGCTGAATCAATTGTGTCTGAGATGGAAAAATGTGGAGTTTCTCCAGATGAACATACTTATAGTCTTCTTATTGATGCGTATGCTAATGCTGGACGATGGGAAAGTGCAAGAATTGTGCTGAAAGAAATGGAAGCTAATGATGTTCAGCCCAATTCATATGTGTTTAGTAGGATTTTAGCGAGTTATCGTGATAGAGGGGATTGGCAGAAATCATTTTCAGTTCTTAAAGAGATGAAAAATAGCGGGGTTAAACCTGATAGGCATTTTTACAATGTCATGATTGATACGTTTGGTAAATATAATTGTTTGGAACATGCCATGGCTACTTTTGAGAAGATGAAATCTGATGGAATTCAACCCGATAATGTTACATGGAACACATTGATTGATTCTCATAGAAAATCAGGGCATCATGGAATGGCCGAGGAGTTGTTTGATACAATGCGAGAGAGTGGATGTCCTCCTTGTGCCACTACATATAACATTATGATTAATTCTCTAGGGGAGCAGGAGAAGTGGGATGAGGTCAAGAGCTTGTTAGGGAAGATGCAGGGCCAAGGCTTGATACCGAATGTTATCACTTACACTACGTTGATTGATATATATGGGCAATCAGGAAGGTTTCAGGATGCTATGGAGTGCTTAGATGTCATGAAATCTGCTGGTCTAAGACCCTCTGCACCTATGTACCATGCGTTGATCAATGGATATGCTCAAAGG GGTTTGTCTGAATTAGCAGTAAATGCTTTTAGGATCATGAGAGCTGATGGATTTAAACCTAATGTTCAAGTTCTGAACTCATTAATCAATGCTTTCGGCGAGGATAGAAGAGATGTTGAAGCGTTTGCCGTGTTGCAGTTTATGAAGGAAAAT CATTTGAAACCAGATGTTGTGTCATATACGACCCTCATGAAAGCACTAGTCCGTGTTGAGAAGTTTGAAAAG GTTCCAGCTGTGTACGAAGAAATGATACTGTCTGGTGTCTCTCCCGATAAAAAAGCTAGAGCAATGCTGCGATCTGCACTGAGATACATGAAGCACCTTCTGAATTCATAG
- the LOC113346797 gene encoding protein TIFY 4B-like isoform X1 gives MKPGETTIIRSTLDKPLQQLTEDDISQLTREDCRRYLIQKGMRRPSWNKSQAIEQVISLKSLLETAFDDACSNNNTSVRPPSSIPISSPVQTQVPSTTASADFQVSSPNNNESVSHRRKDHGLSGDLSCRSPVSDNNTTPPLPLSRNMGAANELESQMTIFYSGKVNVYDEVSVEKARVIMQFAASPYHFLEDDLSAGTSVVPPCRLQAASTRPASAEISWQYGKEGTVSRGAEPEGPASRKASLQRYLEKRKDRGRFKVKKKLGGSSTSLEMYVNPQMKCQNPNEQLSPSGTCSPSRDGHM, from the exons ATGAAACCGGGAGAAACAACAATTATCCGATCAACACTCGATAAACCCTTACAACAACTAACAGAAGATGATATTTCACAACTGACTCGTGAAGATTGCCGGAGATACCTCATACAAAAAG GTATGAGACGCCCTTCTTGGAACAAATCACAAGCTATAGAACAAGTTATCTCCTTAAAATCTTTGCTAGAAACTGCATTTGACGACGCTTGCAGTAATAACAACACCTCTGTTCGTCCCCCATCTTCTATTCCAATTTCAAGTCCGGTACAAACCCAA GTCCCAAGCACTACAGCGAGTGCTGATTTCCAGGTATCATCTCCTAATAACAATGAATCGGTTTCACATAGGCGAAAAGATCACGGGTTATCTGGTGATTTGTCTTGTCGTTCACCAGTTTCCGACAATAACACcactcctcctcttcctctttcCAG AAATATGGGTGCAGCAAATGAGTTAGAGAGTCAGATGACGATTTTCTATAGTGGCAAAGTGAATGTTTATGATGAGGTTTCTGTTGAGAAg GCCCGAGTTATCATGCAATTTGCAGCGAGCCCATATCATTTTCTTGAGGACGATTTATCTGCTGGAACTTCAGTAGTTCCACCATGTCGATTACAAGCAGCATCTACCAGACCAG CAAGTGCTGAAATTTCTTGGCAATATGGGAAGGAAGGAACAGTGTCTCGCGGTGCTGAACCAG AAGGTCCAGCAAGCAGAAAAGCATCATTGCAAAGATACCTGGAGAAGCGCAAAGATAG GGGAAGATTTAAGGTAAAGAAGAAACTTGGGGGGTCTTCTACGAGCTTGGAGATGTACGTGAATCCTCAAATGAAGTGTCAGAACCCAAATGAGCAATTAAGTCCGAGTGGCACCTGCTCCCCTTCAAGGGATGGACATATGTGA
- the LOC113350630 gene encoding uncharacterized protein LOC113350630, translated as MTTSNATPTTNATATPTTSTTQQTEVGSSSQAASHTNESETETATPTSKGRAEAVEVGDSKKKHGRVRSSVWLEMTRIDDEWAKCRYCHNKYKAHNDNNGTSGLRKHLNRCLKNPNKKKEKGQPSLLMPPPKPGQDGKLIAHTYNYDRLRRRLVEWIIMDEIPFRKLEGSGFVALMQEAQPRFKVPGCMTIYRDILKMYVEEKNSQKT; from the coding sequence ATGACCACATCAAATGCAACTCCAACTACAAATGCAACTGCAACTCCAACTACAAGTACAACTCAACAAACAGaagttggatcatcctctcaagctgcatctcacACAAATGAATCTGAAACTGAAACTGCAACTCCAACAAGTAAAGGCAGAGCTGaagcagttgaagttggtgatagcAAAAAGAAGCACGGCAGAGTGAGATCATCTGTTTGGTTGGAAATGACTAGGATAGATGATGAATGGGCTAAATGTCGTTATTGCCACAATAAATACAAAGCTCACAATGACAATAATGGCACTTCTGGATTGCGAAAGCATTTGAATAGATGTCTAAAGAATCCtaataagaagaaagaaaagggacAACCATCTCTGTTGATGCCACCCCCAAAACCAGGTCAGGATGGTAAACttattgctcatacttacaatTATGATAGGTTAAGAAGGCGTCTTGTTGAGTGGATAATTATGGATGAAATTCCTTTTAGAAAATTAGAAGGGTCAGGCTTTGTGGCATTGATGCAAGAGGCACAACCTAGGTTCAAGGTTCCAGGATGTATGACAATTTATAGGGATATTTTAAAGATGTATGTAGAAGAGAAGAATAGCCAAAAAACTTAG
- the LOC113346797 gene encoding protein TIFY 4B-like isoform X2 has protein sequence MKPGETTIIRSTLDKPLQQLTEDDISQLTREDCRRYLIQKGMRRPSWNKSQAIEQVISLKSLLETAFDDACSNNNTSVRPPSSIPISSPVPSTTASADFQVSSPNNNESVSHRRKDHGLSGDLSCRSPVSDNNTTPPLPLSRNMGAANELESQMTIFYSGKVNVYDEVSVEKARVIMQFAASPYHFLEDDLSAGTSVVPPCRLQAASTRPASAEISWQYGKEGTVSRGAEPEGPASRKASLQRYLEKRKDRGRFKVKKKLGGSSTSLEMYVNPQMKCQNPNEQLSPSGTCSPSRDGHM, from the exons ATGAAACCGGGAGAAACAACAATTATCCGATCAACACTCGATAAACCCTTACAACAACTAACAGAAGATGATATTTCACAACTGACTCGTGAAGATTGCCGGAGATACCTCATACAAAAAG GTATGAGACGCCCTTCTTGGAACAAATCACAAGCTATAGAACAAGTTATCTCCTTAAAATCTTTGCTAGAAACTGCATTTGACGACGCTTGCAGTAATAACAACACCTCTGTTCGTCCCCCATCTTCTATTCCAATTTCAAGTCCG GTCCCAAGCACTACAGCGAGTGCTGATTTCCAGGTATCATCTCCTAATAACAATGAATCGGTTTCACATAGGCGAAAAGATCACGGGTTATCTGGTGATTTGTCTTGTCGTTCACCAGTTTCCGACAATAACACcactcctcctcttcctctttcCAG AAATATGGGTGCAGCAAATGAGTTAGAGAGTCAGATGACGATTTTCTATAGTGGCAAAGTGAATGTTTATGATGAGGTTTCTGTTGAGAAg GCCCGAGTTATCATGCAATTTGCAGCGAGCCCATATCATTTTCTTGAGGACGATTTATCTGCTGGAACTTCAGTAGTTCCACCATGTCGATTACAAGCAGCATCTACCAGACCAG CAAGTGCTGAAATTTCTTGGCAATATGGGAAGGAAGGAACAGTGTCTCGCGGTGCTGAACCAG AAGGTCCAGCAAGCAGAAAAGCATCATTGCAAAGATACCTGGAGAAGCGCAAAGATAG GGGAAGATTTAAGGTAAAGAAGAAACTTGGGGGGTCTTCTACGAGCTTGGAGATGTACGTGAATCCTCAAATGAAGTGTCAGAACCCAAATGAGCAATTAAGTCCGAGTGGCACCTGCTCCCCTTCAAGGGATGGACATATGTGA